The genomic region CGGAAGCCCAGGTGCGCAACGCCGTCGGCAGGGTGATGCCGGCGGATGCGGCGCCCCTCGGCCGGCAGGTATTCCGTTTCCTGAACGACGAGCCGACCAACCTGGACATTGGCGTGGCCATCTATGAGGTGGGCGGCATCGTCTTCCTCTTCGAACGCCTCACCATGCTGGACCACAACAACCGCGTGATCCCGGGTGCCGCTTCCGAGTGGTCGGCCAACGAGGACCAGACGAAGTGGACCTTCCACATGCGTCCCGGCGCCAGGTGGAGCGACGGCCGGCCGGTCACGGCCCACGATTTCGAGTATAGCTACAAGCGCATGTTGGATCCCGCGTCGGGCAGCGGCTACGCCTTCTTCTACTACAACATCAAGGGCGCCCGGGCCTTCAACACCGGGCAGACCGACGATCCAAACTCGGTCGGCGTATACGCGGTAGACGACATGACTCTCGTGATCGAAACCGACGGTCCCTGTCCCTACCTGCCCATGATCGCCGCCTTCTTCACGTCGATCCCGGTACCGCGCTGGCAGGTCGAGAGGTTCGGCCCGCGATGGGCGTCGGACGAGAACGTCGTCAGCAACTCGTCCTACAAGGTGGACAACTGGCGTATCGGAGAGCGCCTCACACTGTCACTCGATCCCTACTACAACGGTCCGATTAAGGGGTACTTGTCCGAAATCCACTCCATGTTCAGGAACCGGGTTAATACCGGACTGCTTTCTTATGAAAACGACGAATTGGACCTGGTGCAGATTGATGTGCGCGACCTCAGCCGTATCGAGAGCGATCCGGTGCTGAGTGCGGAATTGCACAAGTACATGGATTTCAACGCGCTCTATCTCTTCTTCAGGACGCGCGAAGGCGTGTTCAGCGATCACAGGGTGCGAAAAGCCATCAGCCACGCCATCGACCGGGAAGCGCTGTGCAACATCGTGCTCCGGGGCACGGCCCTCCCCGCGTATACCATGCTCCCGCCGGGCTTTCCGGGTTATTCGGGNNNNNNNNNNCCGCGTTGAAGGACACCCAGCGTTACGATCCCGAACTTGCACGCGGCCTGCTGGCCGAGGCCGGATATCCGGGCGGCCGGGGATTCCCCTCCGTGGACGTCTGGCTCCGCAACGATCCGAATCGCATCATGGCCGCCGAGGCCGTTTCAGGGATGCTTTCCAATAACCTGGGCCTCAGGGTGGGCGTGCGGAACATGGAGCCCCGGGTCTACAGCGAGGCCATGGCCCAGTACCGGATCGACCTCAGCCTGATCCCCTTCCAGTACGATTTCCCCGATCCCCACAACCTCCTCGGCATGGTCTGGCACTCCCAGCCCGTGGGCGCGGGCCGGCACGACTGGATGAACACGGAGTTCGACCGGCTGGTCGATGAGGCGGCGCGGGAGACCGACGAGGAACGCCGGTTCGAGATGTACAAAGAAGCGGAACGAATCCTGGTCGAGGACGTGGGCGGCGTCTTCCTCTACCACGACTACTTCCTGCAGCTCCGCAAACCCTGGCTGGCGGGCTGGAAAAAGGACTCCACGGGCCAGGAACCCTTCTTCATCGATAATTCCACGATTACGGATCTGTATGTACGGCGGTAGGGTGCAGTGCGTAGGACGGCAGGAACCGGCCGACAGAAACCGGCGGGTTTATCGTACCCGCGCCAGGTCCTCCCAGAATCTCGGATAAGTCTTCCCGACCACATCTGGATCGAGGATATTCAGATTCCCGAGGCAGGTTCCGAGCACCGCGAAGCTCATGGCCATGCGGTGATCTTGGTAAGTTTCGATATCGACGTTACCCGGGGTGTTGCCGGTCCTTGCCGGCAGTTCCGCCACCTCGATGAAATCGTCGCCGGTCGCAACGTCCACGCCGATTTTCCGCAGTTCGGTCGCGGGGCATTCGATCCGGTCGCACTCCTTGTGCTTCAGCGTGCCGATTCCGGTTATGCGCGTCATGCCTGGAATCAGAGGCGATATGGCGATCAGGGTCAAGGCGGCATCCGGAATGTCCTCGCAGTCGATTTCTCCCTCCGTCGGCCGTACACAGCCCCCCTCCGGACCATCTATGACGGTCCTTTCATTGTCCAGCTGCACGCGGGCTCCCAGGCGCTCACAAATGGAAAGAAACCGGATATCGCCCTGACAGGTATTGGCGCCGAGGTTCTCGAAAACAACTCTTCCACCGTGAATCAGGGCGAGTGCCGCGAAGTAAGATCCGGCGGAGGCATCGCCTTCCACGGTCCGGGAACCGGAACGGTACTGCTGCGGCGTGACGTCGAATCGATGGTAGTCGTCGTTTACCACTTCGACCCCGAACTTACGCATTTCATTGAGCGTAATGTCGACGTATGGTCTGCTGACCAGATCGCCTTCGACCCGAATTTCAAGGCCGTCGGGCAGCAAGGGAGCAATCTGCAGGAGTGCGGAAAAGAACTGGCTGGACACATCGCCTTTCATCCGGGCTGAGGTGTGAAACTTGCTGGGGCCTTTTATGGAAACGGGGAGGCATCCATCGTTTGAGGATGAGGTTAATCCTCCCAGTTGCTCTACGGCATCAAGCAGGGGAAGATTCGGTCTCTCTTTGAGGCTACCCTGTCCTTCAAGTCGGGTTTCTTCAGTCCTCAGGGCGGAGAGGGCGATCAGGAACCGGGCAGAAGTACCGCTAAGTCCGAGGCCGAGAACTACGGGTCCTTCCACGAAACGGCCGCCTCTTCCTTCAATGGTCAACTTTCGATAGTCTTCCCGCGATACGATGGCTATCCCCAACATTTCCAGACATTCCACCATTTCGCGTGTGTCGTCACAGTCGCAGGGCGACGCGATCTCGGTCGTTCCCTCGGCCAGTGCTGCGAGGATCAGGTTCCGGAGCGTTATAGATTTGCTTCCGGGCAGGTCCATATCCATATTAAAACTATTACTAATAGTATTAATACGCATCGTAATATAATCTCTTCAAATACAGAGCCACTACATCAAACGCTTTCCTTTTGACGCGAATACCGATGGATTCGCTGTTCCCTGAAATCCTGCGTCCCAGTGTCGGCGCGTTCACTTAAACGCATCCCTCGTAAGCCCTGCCGGACACGAGGTCGTAATCGGGCATGGTACCGCTTCCGATGTACTTTGATCGCGCATCCATGTACGCGACGGTCAATCCGATCCGCCGGTGGTCACTGGAATTCGCGTCGGTCCGATGGAGTGCCAGGCTGTGGTGGAACGAACAACTGCCGGCCTTCAAGGGTACGGCCACCTCCCGTTCGTAACCGACGTGGGCGTCCTCAACACGAAAATCCTCGAGGTGTTTATGCTCGATCACCCCCGCCTTGTGGGAACCGGATATGAATCGCATACACCCGTTGTCCTCGGTGGCGTCGTTCAGGGCGATCCAGCAGATCACGAGGTTGGGCGGATCGATACTCGTCCAGTAGGCCGAATCCTGGTGGGGCGGTTTCGCCGAACCCACCCGGGGCGGCTTGCAGAGGGTCTGGTCCACATAGATCTTGAGATCCGGGCCGATCAGGTTCCGGACCACGTCGAGGATTTTCGG from Gemmatimonadota bacterium harbors:
- a CDS encoding peptide ABC transporter substrate-binding protein: MKHAAIVVISLVLVIGGLSYLPGHPEAQVRNAVGRVMPADAAPLGRQVFRFLNDEPTNLDIGVAIYEVGGIVFLFERLTMLDHNNRVIPGAASEWSANEDQTKWTFHMRPGARWSDGRPVTAHDFEYSYKRMLDPASGSGYAFFYYNIKGARAFNTGQTDDPNSVGVYAVDDMTLVIETDGPCPYLPMIAAFFTSIPVPRWQVERFGPRWASDENVVSNSSYKVDNWRIGERLTLSLDPYYNGPIKGYLSEIHSMFRNRVNTGLLSYENDELDLVQIDVRDLSRIESDPVLSAELHKYMDFNALYLFFRTREGVFSDHRVRKAISHAIDREALCNIVLRGTALPAYTMLPPGFPGYSG
- a CDS encoding ABC transporter substrate-binding protein, which produces ALKDTQRYDPELARGLLAEAGYPGGRGFPSVDVWLRNDPNRIMAAEAVSGMLSNNLGLRVGVRNMEPRVYSEAMAQYRIDLSLIPFQYDFPDPHNLLGMVWHSQPVGAGRHDWMNTEFDRLVDEAARETDEERRFEMYKEAERILVEDVGGVFLYHDYFLQLRKPWLAGWKKDSTGQEPFFIDNSTITDLYVRR
- the aroA gene encoding 3-phosphoshikimate 1-carboxyvinyltransferase; this translates as MDMDLPGSKSITLRNLILAALAEGTTEIASPCDCDDTREMVECLEMLGIAIVSREDYRKLTIEGRGGRFVEGPVVLGLGLSGTSARFLIALSALRTEETRLEGQGSLKERPNLPLLDAVEQLGGLTSSSNDGCLPVSIKGPSKFHTSARMKGDVSSQFFSALLQIAPLLPDGLEIRVEGDLVSRPYVDITLNEMRKFGVEVVNDDYHRFDVTPQQYRSGSRTVEGDASAGSYFAALALIHGGRVVFENLGANTCQGDIRFLSICERLGARVQLDNERTVIDGPEGGCVRPTEGEIDCEDIPDAALTLIAISPLIPGMTRITGIGTLKHKECDRIECPATELRKIGVDVATGDDFIEVAELPARTGNTPGNVDIETYQDHRMAMSFAVLGTCLGNLNILDPDVVGKTYPRFWEDLARVR
- a CDS encoding phytanoyl-CoA dioxygenase family protein is translated as MSLTQAQVDQFNEQGFLPYEDLLTPLEVKALHQRLEDIGNELVDFPAEYVQIEPGVERCEAQADPVRFNNVRKIWNLTKHDPVFMELARHPKILDVVRNLIGPDLKIYVDQTLCKPPRVGSAKPPHQDSAYWTSIDPPNLVICWIALNDATEDNGCMRFISGSHKAGVIEHKHLEDFRVEDAHVGYEREVAVPLKAGSCSFHHSLALHRTDANSSDHRRIGLTVAYMDARSKYIGSGTMPDYDLVSGRAYEGCV